In Coffea eugenioides isolate CCC68of chromosome 4, Ceug_1.0, whole genome shotgun sequence, the genomic stretch GTACTTTCCTGAAACAGGATAACAACTTCAAGGTTTGTATAACACAACTTCAAGGTTTGTATAACGAGAAGCAGTGTTCGTTGTTTCATTGTACGACCAATCTGTTCAAGTTTTCAATCATTTTGTAAAAGATCATAAagaatttgacaattttgcacTTATATGGATTAGAACATAGATTACCATTAACCAAAATGCTGTAATACCGGACGCACGGTCGAACTGATCCAATCTAAGATCACTATTCCTGCTCCTTAATTAATATGTTAGGCTTCCTTTCCTTTTTATATATGGTCGTAAACTTTTCTGAGTGCTGGTGGTATCCTTCAAGTGATCAGTCAGCAATGACTTGCATTTTCATTACAAATGATCGATCGTCAGTCTTTTACTTGAATCGGTTGGAAAGAATCTTAAACTAATTAGGTTGAtacaaaaaaagaagatataAATTTCAACCAAGCAATTAAACTCGATCAGTTGTTCCAATTGCACTTAAAATAGATGGGAGGTGACCTAACAACAGCCGTGTTAGCATAGTTGTGGTTGTGGTTTCTTATCTGCAAGATTCTATGTTGGTTAGCAACCAAACTTGCATGTACCAATAGTTTGGCCTAGAAAGCTTTGGGGCTACCATGGTAAAGTTGTTtttgctacttttttttttttaaattttccatAACCCATTGCTGCTTAAAGAAGACAaagaaatcacaaaaaaaaaaaagttccttAATTATTATGTCAAAAATTTCAAGACAGGTAGCCAACAACTTCGTAGTTAGCACCAAGGTGGAAGAATTAAGGTACAAAATTAGTTTAGAACTTGGTGGTTGATCAGGTATTGTCAATTTTGGTATATATATCTTGGTTCGTTAAATAACTACCCTTTCTTTTTTCGTTTGCTTCAATGTGACCTGAGCTGGTGTGCAACATGATTAGTTACTTGGAGTAAACTTATCTACTGAAATTCTATCTAAATCCAATTTTGAGAAAGATAATCACACTTTTCTTTTTATGCTAAATGTCCAGtaacatatatgtatatatattaacaTCAAAACGAAAAAGGCTGTGATAAAACCCCATGATGACGATGAGTCAGGATGTGTGTACCATCAAATTTTGTTGTGGATTTTGATCAGTTTCCAAAACTATGCACAAATGTGCAGCAAACCACGAAATGTGATCTTGTAGTTGGAGATGTGCATGCCACAAGGAATTGCCGACCTTTAAAAGTGGGTTACAACCAGTGGTAGAAGATTAGAGGAAGCAATGTATTTAGATTTGGAGGAAAATGACACAAAAAAACAACATCAGGTGGGTCCAAGATGGATAATAACCTCTAAATTACAAAGTTGCAAGTGTGAAGCATATCGCAATTCCGACCACCATTGACTAATGCTCCAAATTGAACCAGACTCCATTCATTTATTTAGCCCACAAATTGCATTGACTCAGCTAACTACTAACCTGCATCCATATATCTCGACTCATTATCCCAAGTGGAAGTGCAGAACAAGTGTAAGTCAATGAACCTTTGCCAGCAGCTAGCCACGGTGCTTACGTTGCTTGCTCAGAAAAATCTAGTTCAAACTGATCAATGATGACGCGTGAGATCATTTCACCAACAATAATCATATTAAATTCCATTTATTGCAATACGCTAATGGTCTATTAGACATTAATCTAATCCACAGCCTGGATTAAGATAATCAGGGTGTAATAGTAGCCAAAACCTGTTGCTAATTTGACACTTGACGCTCTAATATTTTGTTTTAAGTAAAGTGGCGGTTCAACCAATTAATGACTTTTGGCCGTGACTAAATTTGCTTcgtattttaaatttaaaattcgaATTTCAATATTACCTACAATATAGCATGGAGTTTATAATTATATCGATCGAATTTAGGTGGAAACAAACCTTCTACAAGTgaattttactcttttttttcttttgtttggtcCTCATTATACAACCAATCTTTCAGTTAATGAGCTATTTTTCGAGCAATTATGTTATTTAATGATTATATAAAATGATTGATAGGTTAAATTAAATACCTATTATGTTatccaggaaaagaaaaaagaaaaagaagaaacgtACGGGCACTAGATGTATAGTAGTGGAACAGAGTGACATACCTTCAAAATTTTAATTGTCCTtggaaaataaatatttttcaaaaacttttatGCCATTTGGAGAATTTAACGCTAATAATTTGTTTAAGTTAACGTTAACTTAAAGAAATCCACATAAATCAGAAAATCGATAATaaccatccaaatccaaaattgatcaAGTCAAACTACAACCCAAAACCGTCGCCTCCTGTTCCCCCACACTGAACCCCACCACCACCCAGTCTTCCTTATAAATACTCCCCACGCCGTTCCATTTCCCACTAGAAATCCCCGTcaggcagcagcagcagcagcaccaCCGCCGCCACCGCTAAAACCCAACAAAATGTCCCGGCTAACTCCACCATGCACTCCCTCCCCCACCTTCGCCACCACCAGGAGTGTTAGCTTAATACGGTCCATAAATTCTTTCTGGGCTAAGTGCACGAGACAAGCTAGCAAAGCTACAAAGAAATTTGCTACAAATTCACCAAAGTCGCCTTTGGCCAAGCCAAAGCAACTTTTGGTGACCCTTAGCAATAAGGCTATCAACTTTAAGCACAAGAAAAAGGTGGATGAAGAATTTGAAGGTGAAATTGATTTTGGAGACGGAGGCCTGTGGCAGAGGAACATCTTGATGGGTGATAAGTGTCAGCCGTTGGATTTCTCCGGTGTGATTTATTATGATAGCAACGGGAAAAAGCTTTCGGAGCTTCCCATGAAGTCACCTCGTGCCAGTCCTCTGCCTAGCTATCTGCAGAAGTAATAGAAGAAGAATCTCCTGTTTGTGATGCTATTACTTGTTTACCTGAGTTTTAGCGTACAAGTGGCTACATATGTGAGTTCTTCAGTCCAAGTTGTTGTGTCTTGATCGTGTATGGCAGAAATCTGGTAAATGAATTATGCATGTACTAGCTGTTGTGGGACACTGAAATAGATGGGGAACTTTCTCTTACATTTTGGGGGCCTCAAATTTAGAAAACCAGAAATCAGTGTCCatgtttctttctctttttctttctctttttccctAGAACAAATTAATATGCATGTGTAtaaaatgttttcatttttgagGGATGTGAACCTCTGAGATGTTTTGTAGTGGAAGGTTTCAAATTTTGTTTCCGTATTTGGTTCATCTCATATTCTTTATATTTAATTTCCTGTACCACTATCAATGGTTCTCAAGTTTACTTGTTAAAGCTGAGACCCTAAAACCTATAGGTCCTGGTTCGAGTCTTATAATCATCAAACTGTGAGTCTGTTCCAACTTTATGTTGGTATGTATCCCACTAAATGTAGAGATTAATTGTAATTGTAATTAATTATGATCTCTTTGTAATCTTTTGTATTGTTCCCACTGTTGTGGGTTATTGTAATCTcatagaaaaatgaaaaaaaaaagactaaatAGTCTTTATTGGTCAAGTCTGCTAATGATATTCTAGATTCGACacttcaacttttttttttcatttttttaaaattttgatggaGCTGCAAAACTAAGAAGTAGCCATTGATTCACTTTCACTTACTTCCAACTTCATGAAGAGGCAAGTTATCTAGTTCATTCAACTTTTCCTTCATCCAAAGGAGATGAATTAGTACAAGATATCTTCCTTATTTGACCCGAATTCATTTCTTTAAAGGGGTTTAATTGATTAATCATTTCCAGAAGCAAGCTTAAGCCCTCCAATTAGCAAAAGTTTTGtggtttctttcaaattgagaaaTTGTTAATTAGTCTACGCAGAGCATAATTACAGCCAATCTGGACCCCTACGAAACTTTGACTGAGTGAAGATATGAGGtagggaaaaaaggaaaaacccaTACAAGAAGTACATAAATACATAGGAAATTTTTCTCAAATTAGTTTGTCAATGAAGGTTGGTTGGACAAAGCATATTTTATAGATCGCTTGCACGAATATGCAGACATCATACATCAAGTCGATCCTTATGTATTGTATTATGACACTAATGATAACCTATTTAATTTATCATGCATATAATAACAGACCTGAACTTAATTAGTACACAAATTATTTATAGTATAGGAGATAGTAGTCTTAGTGTCAAAAGAATTAAGGTAAGATTGTGAAGAGTATGAAGTCTTAGATAATTGGATTGGAGTTTTTAAATTCTGATCGCTGGTCCtgtttggattgcaaattttcattgaaaaattttttaaatacgcttttcaaatacctttttacctcatatatatcacattattaaaacatatttttctataaatacTTCAAAAATTTGTAATCTAAAAGGGTGATTTTCCTTGTGTTGGGAAAAGATTAATCATTGGCGCATGAGGAATGAAGGGGAGTTAATATTGCTAACCAtcttccaatttttcttttttttttttttttgagaaatgcCCGAAATAGTGTTGATTAGCTACCTTTTATCCGTAGGGCTAGGCCAAAGGTTCGTTTCTCCTTTAAGACAATCATAGTCTCCACTCCAGCCATGGCCGGTGGCTGTAAATAATGAAGAAACAGCATAAGGAATGGAACCCAATTCTTTCCTTCATGTGTTTGTTTTtcgctttagttttagtttatAAGAATGTGGTAGCTGGGGAAGGTAAAGTTCAAGATAATTCGCTTTGCAAATAAATTAATACAGATAAAGTTAGCACCAATTCTGAGTATTTCCGTCTCTCTTGCCCAGTTCAGCTGGGGTCTGCCCCTAGTTTAAAACCTTTCTCATCAAGCATCTTAATTAGTTCAATTGTTTCTACCATCCCTCCCCccgcccaaaaaaaaaaaaaaagccttgaAAATTCgatatatatacaaaaaaaaaagaagatgattCGGAATAGAACtacaaacgagtcgagtcggAATAGGACTAcaaacgagtcgagttttggcctaATCGAACCAAGTCTTGACTTAGTTTTATCAAATTTGAACTCGACCTCTAGCTCGACGAGTTGCCAATTTAAAGTTCGAgttcgaaaaaataaaaaataattattttatttttaaaaaataaataaactaatttttccttaataaataataaaatattagggatatatatgtaattttactattaaaataaataaataaacatatatatatatactcgaacTCGTAAGTCGACTCGCGAACTAACGagtttaatattttttgaaCTCGAATTCGAGTTTGAATTCAATTTGGCCTGCTTGAGCTTAATTCGAACTCGATATTGATCATACTCGAGTTGAGCTTAGATGCGAGCGGTCGCGAGCAACTTAATTTGTTTGCAGCCCTAATTCGGAACTAAGTCATTGGCATTAG encodes the following:
- the LOC113768406 gene encoding uncharacterized protein LOC113768406, which produces MSRLTPPCTPSPTFATTRSVSLIRSINSFWAKCTRQASKATKKFATNSPKSPLAKPKQLLVTLSNKAINFKHKKKVDEEFEGEIDFGDGGLWQRNILMGDKCQPLDFSGVIYYDSNGKKLSELPMKSPRASPLPSYLQK